A window of the Hordeum vulgare subsp. vulgare chromosome 5H, MorexV3_pseudomolecules_assembly, whole genome shotgun sequence genome harbors these coding sequences:
- the LOC123452275 gene encoding MADS-box transcription factor 34-like: MGRGKVVLQRIENKISRQVTFAKRRNGLLKKAYELSLLCDAEVALVLFSHAGRLYQFSSSSNMLKTLEKYQRYIFASQDAVVPTTDEMQNNYLEYMELKARVEVLQHSQRNLLGEDLAPLSTTELDQLESQVVKTLRQIRSRKTQVLLDEMCDLKRKEQMLHDANMTLKRKLGEIQVEATPDPPQQQQLQVWQGDRGLPSHTPPQPEHFFQALECYPSLQPVFRGMDVNQPPPAWMA; encoded by the exons ATGGGTCGAGGCAAGGTGGTGCTGCAGCGGATCGAGAACAAGATCAGCCGGCAGGTGACCTTCGCCAAGCGCCGCAACGGCCTGCTCAAGAAGGCGTACGAGCTCTCCCTCCTCTGTGACGCCGAGGTCGCGCTCGTCCTCTTCTCCCACGCCGGCCGCCTCTAccagttctcctcctcctccaa CATGCTTAAGACCCTCGAGAAGTACCAGAGGTACATTTTCGCTTCCCAAGATGCCGTCGTACCGACTACCGATGAGATGCAG AACAACTATCTGGAGTATATGGAGCTGAAGGCCAGGGTTGAGGTTTTACAACACTCACAaag GAATCTCCTAGGCGAGGATTTGGCTCCACTGAGTACAACCGAGCTTGATCAGCTTGAGAGTCAAGTAGTCAAGACCTTGAGGCAAATAAGGTCAAGAAAG ACTCAAGTACTGCTGGATGAAATGTGCGACCTGAAGAGAAAG GAGCAAATGTTACACGATGCAAACATGACCCTGAAAAGAAAG CTGGGCGAGATCCAGGTGGAGGCGACACCTGATCcaccgcagcagcagcagctgcagGTGTGGCAGGGCGACAGGGGCCTGCCGTCCCACACGCCTCCGCAGCCAGAGCACTTCTTCCAGGCCCTAGAATGCTATCCTTCTCTGCAGCCAGT ATTTCGTGGCATGGATGTGAACCAGCCGCCGCCTGCATGGATGGCATAG